In a genomic window of Pontibacter liquoris:
- a CDS encoding thymidylate synthase, with protein MKQYLDLMQHILATGVKKEDRTGTGTLSVFGYQMRFNLADGFPMVTTKKVHLKSIIHELLWFLKGETNIAYLKENGVSIWDEWADENGELGPVYGSQWRNWPTPDGRHIDQITQVVQQLKHNPDSRRIIVSAWNVGEIEQMKLPPCHAFFQFYVAEGKLSCQLYQRSADVFLGVPFNIASYALLLQMMAQVTGLQPGEFIWTGGDTHLYLNHLEQAQKQLLREPRELPTMQLNPEVKNIFDFTFEDFELVNYNPHPGIKAPVAV; from the coding sequence ATGAAGCAATATTTGGACCTGATGCAGCACATCCTCGCTACCGGGGTGAAGAAAGAAGACCGGACCGGAACAGGCACCCTAAGTGTTTTCGGCTACCAGATGCGCTTTAACCTGGCCGATGGTTTTCCGATGGTCACCACTAAAAAAGTGCACCTTAAATCGATCATACATGAGTTGCTCTGGTTTCTGAAAGGAGAAACCAATATTGCCTACCTCAAAGAGAATGGTGTCAGCATCTGGGACGAGTGGGCCGATGAAAACGGTGAACTCGGGCCTGTGTATGGCTCCCAATGGCGCAACTGGCCTACGCCTGATGGCCGCCACATTGACCAGATCACGCAAGTGGTGCAGCAACTGAAACATAACCCTGATTCGCGCCGCATCATCGTGAGCGCCTGGAACGTGGGAGAGATCGAGCAGATGAAGTTGCCGCCCTGCCATGCTTTCTTCCAGTTTTATGTGGCCGAGGGTAAACTGAGCTGCCAGCTATACCAGCGCTCCGCCGATGTGTTTTTGGGCGTACCGTTCAACATTGCCTCCTATGCCTTGCTGCTGCAAATGATGGCGCAGGTAACGGGCCTGCAGCCCGGCGAGTTTATCTGGACCGGCGGCGATACGCATTTATACCTCAACCACCTGGAGCAGGCGCAAAAGCAGCTTTTGCGTGAGCCCCGCGAATTGCCCACAATGCAGCTGAACCCCGAGGTGAAGAACATCTTTGATTTTACCTTCGAAGATTTCGAACTGGTGAACTATAATCCGCATCCGGGCATAAAAGCGCCGGTAGCAGTATAA